A window of the Hypomesus transpacificus isolate Combined female chromosome 10, fHypTra1, whole genome shotgun sequence genome harbors these coding sequences:
- the cbln12 gene encoding cerebellin 12 — protein MHHWSASSSTFDPTLLLGLLLLLGPLGACGQNDTEPIVLEGKCLVVCDSTPSSEPGGNALGMSVRSGTGRVAFSATRQTNHEPTDMSNRTMIIYFDQILVNVGSHFDQESSVFLAPRRGVYSFNFHVVKAYNRQTIQVSLMLNGWPMISAFAGDQDVTREAATNAGLIIMERGDKAYLKLERGNLMGGWKYSTFCGFLVFPL, from the exons ATGCATCACTGGTCAGCCAGTTCATCGACCTTTGACCCTACTTTGCTTCTGGGGTTGCTGCTTCTGTTGGGCCCCCTAGGGGCCTGTGGCCAAAATGACACAGAGCCCATTGTCCTGGAAGGAAagtgtttggttgtgtgtgacTCCACGCCATCCTCTGAGCCTGGAGGCAACGCTCTGGGCATGTCGGTCCGCTCTGGCACTGGCCGGGTGGCGTTCTCCGCCACTCGTCAGACCAACCACGAGCCCACAGACATGAGCAACCGTACCATGATCATCTACTTTGACCAG ATTCTGGTGAATGTAGGTTCTCACTTCGAccaggagagcagtgtttttctGGCACCAAGGAGAGGTGTCTACAGCTTCAACTTCCATGTGGTGAAGGCCTACAATAGACAAACTATTCAG GTCAGTCTTATGCTGAATGGGTGGCCGATGATCTCAGCCTTTGCAGGAGACCAGGATGTGACAAGGGAGGCGGCTACCAATGCAGGCCTCATCATCATGGAGAGGGGTGACAAGGCCTACCTCAAATTGGAGAGAGGCAATTTAATGGGTGGATGGAAGTACTCTACTTTCTGTGGCTTTTTAGTGTTCCCTCTGTAA